From Fusobacteriaceae bacterium:
CGCTGAATTACCGGTGATGGAAAACTCCGCCAAAATTCCGCGTCTGCTTTGGAATAATCAATCGTTTCGGATAATTCCGCCAGGACCTCAGCCACCCGCTCCAATCCTCCGATTCTGTCTTCGTAGAGAACCAAATCCAAAGACGTAAACTCCGGTGTGGAGATACATATTTTATCCCGACCGGCAGCTTTTTCAACGATATATTTTGCGGGAATATTATGTTTCGCAAAAAATCGAATGGATGATTCGTTTTTAATCCGGCTTTTAAGCTGATTGGAATCTGCAATCACCTGCAAAACCTGCGGTTGTTGGTGAGCGGAACCATAGATTGCCGCAGCGCTCAGCAAAGCAACATAATAGGTGCGACCGAGACTGTTCATCAGACGGTCGATATACTCAATCGGCGGAACGAACCCCCGCAGCGCGTATTCATCGGGAATAATTACATAAAATCCCTGCCTTGCGGAATACAGACGATTGTTTTTTTTCAGACGATAGATAACGGAATCAATTGTTTTTTGTGGCATGTGGAGAAAATGCGATTTCAATTCTTGAAGATCAAAAGCGATTCTTCCTTTTTTCGGAAGAGAGGTAATCCAATCTCTGACATTATTTGCCGGGTCCATAGTATTTCCTCTGGTCACAACATGGCGGAATATTACTTCATTATTAAAAGTATTTCGTCGCTTAACTGAATTTTACCATGAGAAAACAAAAAATGCAAGAATTTTTGTCTACCAATATAAAATAATAAAAAATCGTGGAAAAATGATTGTTGAAAAGGAGGGCAAGGCATGCCTTACCCCCCTTTTTACAAAATCTTAAAAATATACGCGAAATGCCTGTCCAGGGCGTCCTTCCCTTTGATGAAGTCCCGCTCCCCGATGGAACTTACGATGTCTTCGTGGGATTTCTGCAGGCCGTCCTGATTGTCGGGATTTTCGAAGATCTTCCCCCGCAGGTAGCCCACGTAAAACTCCATCAGGTTGTCGAAGGACGTCAAGTTGTTTAAGATATAGGCGTTTTTGCCGATGCCGGCGACGCCGTAGTGGATTTTCTTGTCATAGATGATTTTGATCTTTTCGCTCTCGCAGTTTCGGAGCATCGTCGCGAAGTGCTCCAATTCGGCGATATCTTTGGCCGTGGCTTTCTGGATCGCCAGAGACAGCGACTGGAGCTCCAGCGCGTAGCGGAATTCCATGAGTTCCCGGATGTTGATGAGGTCCAGGGAATACATCAGGGACATGATTTCCACGAGACTGCGGGAAAAATTGTTTGTGATGTAGTTGCCCGAGCCGTGCCGGACTTCGATGAGACCCATCCGGTCCAGGATTCGCAGGCCTTCCCGCGTGGAATTCCTGCTGATGTTGAGCTGCTCGGCCAGGTCCCGTTCAGGGGGCAGTTTATCCCCGATCTTGAACGCGTGGCTGATGATTTTGTCTTTGATGTAATTGATCAGTGTTTCATAGGATTTGTCTGCCGCCATGAATACTCCCTTTTTCCGCTAATTACCTGCGCTGCCGCCGCATCTGGAACGCGATGACGATGCGCTGCACTTCGTTTGTCCCCTCAAAGATCTGGAAAATTTTGGCGTCTCTGAGCAGTTTTTCGACCGGATATTCCTTGGAATAGCCGTAGCCGCCGAAGATCTGGATCGCGTCGCTGGCCACCTGCATGGCGATGTCGGAGGCGTAGCACTTGGCGATGGCCGCTTCCTTGGCAAAGGGGAGCCCCATATCGAACAGCGTCAGCGCGTGGGCCGTCATCTGGCGGGCCGTTTCGGTCTTGATTTCCATGTCGGCGAGCTTGAATTGGATCGCCTGATTTTTGATGATGGGCTTTCCGAACTGCACACGTTTTTTCGCGTAGGCCAGCGCCTCGTTGATGGCCCGCTGGGCGATGCCCGTGGCGACCGCGCCCATCCAGGCCCGGGCCTGGTCCAGGGTCTTCATGGCAATGTCAAAGCCCTTGCCCTCTGCGCCGATCATGGCCGAAGCCGGTACGCGGCAGTCCTCGAGGACCACGTCGCAGGTATTGGACGTCCGGATCCCCATTTTGTCTTCGTGATGGCCCGTCGAGAGGCCCTTTGTCCCCGCCTCGATAAAAAACATCGAGATGCCGTTGAGCCCGGCCGATTTGTCCGTCATGGCCGTAACGCAGTAGAACGAGGCCACGCCGGCGTTGGTGATAAAGCATTTGCGGCCGTTCAGCACCCAGTCGTCGCCGTCTCTGACGGCTACGGTCCGGCCCGCCGAGGCGTCGGATCCCGCGTTGGGTTCCGTGAGCCCGAAGGCCCCGAAGCCGCCGTTCACGATAATCTCACAGGCTCTCTTTTTCTGCGCGTCGCTGCCGCCGATGATGACGGGCTTCAAGGCCAGGCCGTTTCCCGAGA
This genomic window contains:
- a CDS encoding acyl-CoA dehydrogenase family protein; amino-acid sequence: MPYIITSEESKELIKEVRRFCEKEVKEQCKEYDKSGEWPKEIYDKAIDMQLHMLEVPVEYDGLGLDKLTMAAIMEEMAIADAGFAITLSGNGLALKPVIIGGSDAQKKRACEIIVNGGFGAFGLTEPNAGSDASAGRTVAVRDGDDWVLNGRKCFITNAGVASFYCVTAMTDKSAGLNGISMFFIEAGTKGLSTGHHEDKMGIRTSNTCDVVLEDCRVPASAMIGAEGKGFDIAMKTLDQARAWMGAVATGIAQRAINEALAYAKKRVQFGKPIIKNQAIQFKLADMEIKTETARQMTAHALTLFDMGLPFAKEAAIAKCYASDIAMQVASDAIQIFGGYGYSKEYPVEKLLRDAKIFQIFEGTNEVQRIVIAFQMRRQRR
- a CDS encoding type IV toxin-antitoxin system AbiEi family antitoxin; this encodes MDPANNVRDWITSLPKKGRIAFDLQELKSHFLHMPQKTIDSVIYRLKKNNRLYSARQGFYVIIPDEYALRGFVPPIEYIDRLMNSLGRTYYVALLSAAAIYGSAHQQPQVLQVIADSNQLKSRIKNESSIRFFAKHNIPAKYIVEKAAGRDKICISTPEFTSLDLVLYEDRIGGLERVAEVLAELSETIDYSKADAEFWRSFPSPVIQR
- a CDS encoding GntR family transcriptional regulator, with protein sequence MAADKSYETLINYIKDKIISHAFKIGDKLPPERDLAEQLNISRNSTREGLRILDRMGLIEVRHGSGNYITNNFSRSLVEIMSLMYSLDLINIRELMEFRYALELQSLSLAIQKATAKDIAELEHFATMLRNCESEKIKIIYDKKIHYGVAGIGKNAYILNNLTSFDNLMEFYVGYLRGKIFENPDNQDGLQKSHEDIVSSIGERDFIKGKDALDRHFAYIFKIL